In the Salvia miltiorrhiza cultivar Shanhuang (shh) chromosome 8, IMPLAD_Smil_shh, whole genome shotgun sequence genome, CAACCCGTGATGCCATTTGTCGCGATGATCTGCACTTCGTTGTGCATTGGAAGCCCTCTTGCCATAAATAGGAGCCAGATCCTTTCAATTGAGGGGCTGAGATTGGTTGCTCCGGTGCTGTCGTTTCATGCAGTCGCGTTTACCTTGGGATATTGGGCCGCCAAAATTCAACCTCTCAGGCAAGTAACTCGGAAAACTTCTCTATATTGCAATGTCTATGCATGACACGAGGCACATGGGACGCGCAATCTTCCATTAGAATTTGTATATGTCGAATTTAGGACTAGGTGAAGAAGAAAGAGTAATACATGATCATATCATATACATTGCTCGACTCCAAATCTTGATTTCGCGAACTCTGCAACGTGCATATGCTCGAATGCTCATAGCTCCATGTAATCTATTAGTTTAGCTAGCACTAGGCTATGTGAAGTAGAAAAAGTAACGCGTGATcgtatcatatatatatttactcgaCTCCAAATCTTGATTTCACGAACTCTGCAACGTGCATATGCTCAAATGCTCATAGCTCCATCCAATCTATTGGCTTAGCTAGCACTAGAACTAGGTGAAGTAGAAAGAGTAACGCGTGATCATATCAGATATATTTACTCGACTCCAAATCTTGATTTCGCAAACTCTGCAATAGGCATATGCTCGAATGCTCATAGCTCCATCCAATCTATTAGCTTAGCTAGCACTAGAACTAGGTGAAGTAGCAAGAGTATCGCGTGATCATATCATACATATTTACTCGACTCCAAATCTTGATTTCACGAACTCTGCAACGTGCATATGCCCGAATGCTGATAGCTCCATCCAATCTATTAGCTTAGCTAGCACTAGAACTAAGTGAAGTAGCAAGAGTAACGCGTGAacatatcatatatatttactcGACTCCTAATCTTGATTTCGAACGCTTCAATGTGCATATTCTCGAGTTTGATATATAAACTGATCCTCAACAGGTTAGAAGAAGAAGTTTGCAGAACAATATCACTGTGCACAGGAATGCAGAGCTCAACCCTAGCAGGGCTTCTTGCAACTCAGTTTCTCGGAAGCACTCAAGCCGTGGCCCCGGCTTGCTCGGTGGTAGCCATGGCCATCATGGGCCTCTGCCTCGCCTCGTTCTGGGGCACAGGGTACAGAATCAGAGACCTGCCGGCTTGCCTGGTCCCACAGACTAGTTCGCCCGCCAGCGCTTGAGGTAATGCTCGATTTTTGCGTCGTCCCGACGCGCCACGTCACACTGATAGTATAGTCCAACTTATGGGGTAACAGGTATAGCCACATAGAGTATAGTCAGTTGTGCAGAGTTTTTGGTTTGTTATTTCTGCTTCTTTAGCTGCACTTGATATTCTTTATGTATAGTGATCTAATTTTATAGAAATTAATCTAAGTTTTTTtacttttgtgtgtgtgttgatgCGTTGTGCCTGCGGTATTAATCGGTGTGATTGTTTCGGGTTGGATTGACATCCCTCTTCGATCGATATATGTCGCTGAAAGGTATATGCATTGAAAAATCAAGTGATCAAGATTTTTGTGTATGTTGAAAAAAGTTGAAACCACACATTTCAAGAGATCTTGTTGAATTTAGGCAACTAAATTGACTTGTAGTTGAGAAAAAATGGAAATATGTTAGATATTTATAGAGGGTtggaattttatttaaatttaaaattacaattatcTAGAAACACACACATGATCGatctaaaagaaagaaatataGAAATGAATCAAGTCCATAATAAGTTATTAACACAAGATATTCACGATTCTCTAACTCTAAAAATTTAAACAAAACTTCATTTGTAATTTGctaattataataaattgattaattttgaacttatttgACCGTCTTAttcttcaaatactcaaatcttatattattaatttatcactcAAAATAAAGTGTGATTTTATTCATAGCCtcaattttactctttatagcccatatctaaaataatattgtaattaaaaacTTATTATCACTAGTTTTTATTCACTTGGGTTTCGTTAAAGAAATTTCTACTTGGGCTTATGGGCttcaatttctttatttttattttttatatatatatatatatgaaaactTATGGTGTAATTACTTATTATCATTTGATTACTTTCTTGCGATTTTGAAACAGAACTTAAATTTTGTGAACATAATAGAAttgtttttctcttctttattATTGTCTTCATTGATGATTGATATCTCCCAATCATTTTTTGCTGGAACTTAAAATATTTCTCCATTCTACTTATGTTGTAAAGTTCAATTTCTTCTTAACCGAAATACCTTGGCCTCCCAATCAGTTTTTTGCTGGAACTTAAAATATAGACGAAGCTACATCTTGGTTATAAATGATGAACTAATTATACTACAAACATGTatgtatgtgtatatatatatagggtgtggttctagagagaactacattatttgtgagaacgagagaaccatcaaatctaatgcattcactgtaaaaattaatgcattcgctgttaaaattaatgcactaattttttttaaaaaaaatgctcccttcaggattcgaacccaggttctatattcatccaacaagatgatgcatccaccgtagatcttgatgatcgaatggctgaaaatggttctccgttctttttttatttatggttttttcttgaacctctccctatatatatatatatatatgcatattatatactccctccgtccaccaatttgtGTGTCCTAGGGGAAGGGGGTgaggattttaagaaaaaagtgtattgtttatttgttgagtaGAGAAAATGGCACGAcgacttttaagaaaaaaattatttactccctccgtccacgaaatgagtaccacccatttgtggacggcacgagttttaggaaatgtattgagtgtagCGTGAATAGTTTAAGAGTCCCATTTTTTTAGTGtgttaattaaagagatgtatgaagtacacttgccaaaaagataaacgggtactcatttcgtggacggacgaaaaagaaaatatgtatactcatttcgtggacggatggagtatttgttAAGGACAcaaattggtggacggatggagtataaatttaggattaagcaaaaatgaaattttatttgatacttaacatAAAAACTCCTATGAAGACGTCCAGATGTAAGACCTCATTGATATTTATGGTGTGTTTATTTTGAGGTATAAGGGAGGGATAAGTTACATTTACCACTTTATACtttgtttgctttgatgtataaaaaaattcggGCATGTTGTATAATTTTTCTGGCAGCCCCTTATCCCTTGGTAAAGGGataataatttatactccctccgtccctaaaataactttctctttttccattttgggacgtcccccaaataacttcctctttctttctttccatttttggaaacctaccccaccactaataatactttatttattcttacttttcacttttcaccactcccaatactaattataacacttttcacaacttccaataataattatatcactttttctccaatATCAAttcattttacaactttttattaaaacccgtgccgtccccaaagaggaagccatttcagggacggagggagtacctaaGAGtgtgatataattttataccacgtTATAAgaagtggataaatatattatccttcaaattAACCAAATAAGATATAATAAATGTGATCCACACTTTAAGTGATAAGTTTATActtcattatattatccctaTATTTAATTAGATGGACCTTTAATCTACATAACAAAAAAATCTAACAAGGCATCGGCCATCTCCACCCTCAACACGTACTCTTACGTTTTTATcatcatataaataaataaatacatgggatatggtaaaaaaaaaaaatcaactttaTTCTGTTAATGGTGAACAAACACTACTACATCACTAATAATTTGTGATTTTTATGCATAActtgaatatatataaaatattatttcatgCGGACTTAAAAAACATAATCTTGGAAAAATCATtaatatgtgaaaaaaaaaaagcataacTTTACAATATAAAAAACATTATTTCATGCATAAAATACCATAACAacaaagaaataattaattattttatgcttaaaaaaacataattttagatatataaataattaatttgttcaaaaaaaacaaaacatatcCAAATTTATATCTTATTTCATCTATATACATTATCCAATACAATAGTGTTGTAAATTCAATCACATAATGAACATATGTACATCGATGATAGTGAAACATAATTAATATACAAGACGAAAATGTAACGGGAAAACCCTTGCAGCTATCCCCCTTTATTTCTACTTACATAACGTAGCGcacaaatatacatataatacAGTTAAACATATATAAATGGGTCTGGTGTAAGACAGTCTCATCATACGACGTGTCAAaatttggatccagatccatatTCATCGGTATATTTATAATCTGAATATCCGAATCCAAATTCTAACCCGTAAGACAGTCTgacacaactttttttttttacataattaACGACAATACAACATTAACCTTAattaaattatacatataaCAACACATCACTTAGCTTACAATATTCTcgaggaagaagaggaagaagaagaatcgaGAATCTCTCTCATGATCTGCACCTGAGCTCTAAGGCACTTTATGTAGTGACCCGTTTCACTCAACAAGCTGCAAGAATCCATGGCTTTCCCGCCCGGTACGACGTCGCACAGCTCGTTCAACCCGAGAAACCTCGTACCGATGTTTCTAGGGTTTCGCCTCGCCGTCTTTCTCCCACTCGTCGCCGTCGCCTTGCTGCGGAGCTTCCTGAGCAGGGCCCGGCTCCACGCCCTCCGCGGCCCGACCGCGGAGGCCATGGAGGCGTAGGCGGCTGCTCTCACCGCGCGGtgcctcctcctcctctccgCCGTTGATGGTGGCGATGGCGACGATGAGATCTTGTGGCTGAGTTTCTTCATGGCTTTGAGAAATCGGGAGGCCAGCTTCTTCTTGAGGGGATTAGGGTTTTGGGGGGAGGTGCTCTTCATTGGGAGATGTGGAGATggtttttttagggtttttgaggggagagagagagagaggagagagagagagatttgtttCTGACAAGAAGGGCCTCCTTTGATCAGTTGGGAGTTCTGACATGAGAGatctgtttatatatatataacaaaagaGTACGTGCGTTGATCTTTGATCAtgtcgggagagagagagagagagagagagagagagagagagagagagagagagagagagagagagagagaaggattGGAAATGGGAGGTGAGACTGAGAAGGGGGCCAGCAGAGGGGAACAATATGCTTGAAATGGAATCTCCCATTTTTATAATGTgtgttaattatattatttttatttaataataatatctctggaattaaattaaaaggggAGAATATAAATGTATTTAAGTTTCCTAGCTACTTTCGTTTTTCAAAATGGAACCTTTGTCTCACTTTTTGTTTGTAATTGGAATATCAAATTTAAAGATCTCTTATGATGGACTAGAATTTGAGATTTTTGGCAtcaaattatactccctcctcCTCCGTCCAGGTTATtttgagacttttttttttaacatgaaaattaagaaaatagtaatttatgtgaaggtgaaaaagtgtaatatgaataaagagtaaaacttttgtTGAATAAGAAAATGTCGCAAGATCGGTGGAACGCCCCAAAAAGAAagtgtctcaagataggtgCGACGAAATAAGTATTAACTATTCTATTATCATATCAACATCTTTTGGTGATCGATTATGCGttccattttcaatttttatattgtttcataattttttttcccttcagtgttaatttattagtatattttagtataattatttatttttgaatttttttaattaataattgattatatatCATGTTACCTAATCAAAATTAGggtacataatttttttaaaattctaattatTAGTTATATATAACTAGTAACTGACTCAGAGCACTCCCAGcaaaaatctcaaaattatgctcctatattcctccctaaaacttccctatttaattttaggatttcgattttataaatgcatacaccagatctcctattttctacataaaaacaataattatggccctactaattataagcttaaaataaatttagggtgagtgtaaatttaagattgaatttaggtaggtgtaaaaatttttgtgggccccatccaatttaggggatctgctggatgcattttttatcttatttttaattgttttagtctaaatttagagttagtgatgcatttaggtgatctgtgCTGGGATTGCTCTCAGTCAGTATATAATAATATCGTATTATTTTTGGAACAAATTAAATagtcatataaaataataaaattataccGAGATACGTCCCATAAAAAGATAGTGGAATACAATAAGATACAATAAAATGTGAGACATATGGATACAATGAAGTTAATTTGGTGGGGTTTGGATTAATCCAACTACCATATGATTGCACATGGCTTCACTACCTATTTTCAAATGATGGccccttcctctctctctctctctcatgcatGTTTACTCACAAATGTTTAAAATTAATCTTCTCCTTTTTGGCATGTATAATGGGTGGCGgacttatatatatttaaaactatagacttattttatttgatatattaacTCTATATGTTATAAGTAAATAACTTTGGTAATTGAAGTTTTATATGTTTGAATAGTTTCATCAAATTTCAACACCGATCGACTAGACTACTCGAATTAATGAACGTTACGTGTCATATAGAGATGGAAAGCATGTTAAATGGGTAATTAtgcaattaaataataatttagttgTTGAAATAATAGAGTTCTTGGCTTAAATCCGTTGTTGGAATTAATTTCATAGCCATCGTGAAAAGCCCAGATCACCTAACCCTATCCTTGGACTCTTCCAATTTGCATGCGAATATATATGTTCATTCATACATTATATAATcgtcttttttttaattattaatattatatattaataatctCATAATTGTACATTTGATATACAATATAGTATTTCACAACATCAATTTAGACCCTATACTAACTGCCTAATTATTTAGtttacatcgacttgaacttatAAAATTATTGACGACATGTCATTACTTTTACAcgaattaatttgaaaatacaCAAATGGAGGGATTAATTAGGGCAACTACTCCCTCATTTATATTGTGTGTGTAGGTGTTTGCGCGCGCGGTGTACTCTACATACCTACCGTGAATATAATGGTCAACACTGCTCACGTTTAgtccatattattattatttattttgaaaaataaattaatggtatcatcaataatattttctcaaaactcaaaataaaataaatgaataaaaaattaatactaacataatttatttatttttgagacgtaatactaatataaattaaacaTGAACGATGCTAAAAAATAATGCTCATATTAATTGGTAGGCAACGAATCATTCCTTTACATTTATATATACACACGTATGTGCCACAAATAGAACGAATAAAATTCACACAAGAAAATGTAACTTTATTTTTGTAGTTGAAGGAACATTGTATCATATATTATAGTCATTTGCAAGCTGTCAACCATCAATCCGTGATGAAGATCGTTTTTAAACAATGTTGGTTGTGGCCTAGCTAGATTCTCTAGACCATCACATATGCTAGAAGTCTATGTCGCCaaactattatatatatagggttggatCTATGAAAAAATCAatatatttcgttctgaataagttAATAACTTTATATCGAATAAATCAA is a window encoding:
- the LOC130999458 gene encoding transcription factor IBH1-like, coding for MKSTSPQNPNPLKKKLASRFLKAMKKLSHKISSSPSPPSTAERRRRHRAVRAAAYASMASAVGPRRAWSRALLRKLRSKATATSGRKTARRNPRNIGTRFLGLNELCDVVPGGKAMDSCSLLSETGHYIKCLRAQVQIMREILDSSSSSSSSRIL